The proteins below are encoded in one region of Brachyspira intermedia PWS/A:
- a CDS encoding xanthine dehydrogenase family protein molybdopterin-binding subunit, with translation METLIKELKNSVARVDALDKITGKTKYLNDIDFGKEVLHAKIVHSTKARAKILKINIPELPEGYSIIDYRDVPGKNAATMIISDWRPFADDNVRYIGETILLIVGPDKNVVYDIAEKVTIEYEDLEPVLNIEDSKKLLGGPIYGDDNIFISFKAGYGDVDEAFKKAKTIIEETYHTPYQEHLYMEVNGTVGVWENDGVTLYSSTQCPYYVQKAVAPVLGVEDSKVRVISPTIGGGFGGKEHYPDILSAAVAVAVHKLKKTVKLILDRQFDLAYSVKRQPAQITTKIALDENNNIIALDVVSDMDAGAYESSSRVIMQRCTYTAANVYHFPNVRVLGRLYCTNNVPSCAFRGFGGPQAIFAIERTMDNVANKINVDPIELKRKYFVKQNDPTITGGIFHDNIILPKMLDLALKESDYENKVKKYKDDMYKGIGISCFLHGCAFTGSGERDIIKAKLKLKKKGNKVTILTSNTEIGQGLHTTFRKIAAYNLNIPLENIDISVYDTNLIPNTGPTVASRSVMIVGYLIQEACKKLKDRWNESEEIEITEDYKHPSHLVDWDSTNLRGDAYPTYGLGINVVEVEIDKFTLEVKIVGVWAVFDCGYAIDEKIVEGQIKGGVAQALGWGALENIVNKDGRFLQVKMSDYMIPTSLDLPEIKTYIMGEPYQYGPSGAKGIGEITFDGAASAYASAMENALKHHFTKIPILPENIAEVI, from the coding sequence ATTGATTTTGGAAAAGAAGTCCTGCATGCTAAGATTGTTCATTCTACAAAGGCAAGGGCTAAAATATTAAAAATCAATATTCCTGAACTTCCTGAAGGTTATTCTATAATAGATTATAGAGATGTTCCGGGTAAAAATGCCGCTACTATGATTATATCTGACTGGCGTCCTTTTGCTGATGATAATGTTAGATATATTGGAGAAACAATACTTCTTATTGTAGGACCTGACAAAAATGTAGTATATGATATAGCCGAAAAAGTTACAATAGAATATGAAGATTTAGAACCAGTATTAAATATAGAAGACTCCAAAAAATTATTAGGCGGTCCTATATATGGAGATGATAATATATTCATTTCATTTAAAGCAGGATACGGCGATGTTGATGAAGCATTCAAAAAAGCTAAAACAATAATAGAAGAAACATATCATACACCATATCAAGAACATTTATATATGGAAGTTAATGGAACTGTAGGTGTTTGGGAAAATGACGGAGTAACTTTATATTCATCTACACAATGTCCATATTATGTACAAAAAGCTGTTGCTCCTGTTCTTGGTGTTGAAGATTCAAAGGTAAGAGTAATATCACCTACTATAGGCGGAGGATTTGGAGGAAAAGAGCATTATCCTGATATACTATCCGCTGCAGTTGCTGTTGCCGTACATAAACTAAAAAAAACAGTTAAGCTTATATTAGACAGACAATTTGATTTAGCTTATAGTGTAAAAAGACAGCCTGCTCAAATCACAACTAAAATTGCTCTTGATGAAAATAATAATATTATTGCTCTTGATGTAGTATCAGATATGGATGCTGGTGCTTATGAATCAAGCTCAAGAGTTATTATGCAAAGATGCACTTACACTGCTGCTAATGTATATCATTTTCCTAATGTGAGAGTTTTGGGAAGATTATACTGTACTAATAATGTGCCTAGCTGTGCATTCAGAGGATTCGGCGGACCTCAGGCTATATTTGCTATAGAAAGAACTATGGATAATGTAGCTAATAAAATAAATGTTGATCCTATAGAGCTTAAAAGAAAATATTTCGTTAAACAAAATGATCCTACAATAACAGGCGGAATATTCCATGATAATATAATACTTCCTAAAATGCTTGATTTAGCTTTAAAAGAATCTGATTATGAAAACAAAGTAAAAAAATATAAAGATGATATGTACAAAGGAATAGGAATTTCCTGCTTCTTGCATGGATGTGCTTTCACAGGAAGCGGAGAAAGAGATATAATCAAAGCTAAATTAAAGTTAAAGAAAAAAGGAAATAAAGTAACAATACTGACATCAAATACAGAAATTGGTCAGGGACTTCATACTACATTCAGAAAAATAGCCGCTTATAATTTGAATATACCATTAGAAAATATAGATATATCTGTATATGATACAAATCTAATTCCAAATACAGGTCCGACTGTTGCTTCACGTTCAGTTATGATAGTAGGATATTTAATACAGGAAGCATGCAAAAAATTAAAAGATAGATGGAATGAATCTGAAGAAATAGAGATAACCGAAGATTATAAACATCCTTCGCATTTGGTTGATTGGGATAGTACTAATTTAAGAGGAGATGCCTACCCTACTTACGGACTTGGAATAAATGTTGTTGAAGTTGAAATTGATAAATTTACATTAGAAGTAAAAATAGTAGGTGTTTGGGCTGTATTTGACTGCGGATATGCTATAGATGAAAAGATAGTTGAAGGTCAGATAAAAGGCGGGGTTGCTCAGGCACTTGGCTGGGGGGCTTTAGAAAACATAGTAAATAAAGACGGAAGATTCTTACAGGTAAAAATGTCTGATTATATGATACCTACTTCTTTAGACTTGCCTGAAATAAAAACATATATTATGGGAGAGCCTTATCAATATGGTCCTTCTGGTGCAAAAGGAATAGGAGAAATTACTTTTGACGGTGCTGCAAGTGCTTATGCATCTGCTATGGAAAATGCTTTGAAACATCATTTTACAAAAATACCTATTCTGCCTGAAAACATAGCGGAGGTGATATAA